One genomic segment of Intestinimonas butyriciproducens includes these proteins:
- a CDS encoding tyrosine-type recombinase/integrase — translation MPRPSGKATISLKGNAKNLPDIYFRELVQLYSRDCRTRGIEEVTIAGYEYACKKFLEYLQEDIRCSDLRQELFDDYQMELATRVKAETVNSYLFKISPVLKFGKERGYITADIQLSHMAYQEHFKDVYTEDEIRKLLARPKTNKFNEYRTWVIVSVFLGTGIRSLELRSIRCKDVNLNEGYITLIHTKNKEPRVVPLSESLIIILQEYMMVRNGAGEDYLFCSIYGDMMGRVTLQSSVARYNKSRGVEKTSIHLFRHTFITLEVREGIAPLVLRRITGHKSLKALDGYYNHNIADLITAVNQTSPVERFSQKKRIGFDMKKKKK, via the coding sequence ATGCCCAGACCGAGTGGGAAAGCTACAATCAGTTTGAAGGGAAACGCCAAGAATCTGCCCGACATTTACTTTCGTGAATTGGTACAGCTCTATTCCAGAGATTGCCGCACAAGGGGCATTGAAGAAGTCACGATTGCCGGGTATGAATACGCCTGTAAAAAGTTCCTTGAATACTTGCAGGAGGACATTCGATGCTCCGATTTGCGCCAAGAACTGTTCGACGATTATCAGATGGAGCTTGCAACCAGAGTAAAGGCCGAAACGGTCAACAGCTATCTTTTCAAGATTTCGCCCGTCTTGAAGTTCGGCAAGGAACGCGGCTACATCACCGCCGATATTCAGTTGTCGCACATGGCCTATCAGGAGCATTTCAAGGACGTTTATACCGAGGACGAGATCAGGAAGCTGCTGGCCCGCCCCAAGACGAACAAGTTCAACGAATACCGTACCTGGGTCATTGTCAGCGTGTTTTTGGGTACGGGCATCCGCTCCCTTGAACTGCGGTCTATCCGCTGCAAGGACGTGAATCTGAACGAGGGGTATATTACTCTGATTCATACCAAGAATAAGGAGCCGCGTGTTGTTCCTCTGAGTGAAAGTCTGATTATTATTCTCCAGGAGTACATGATGGTTCGCAATGGCGCGGGGGAAGATTACCTCTTTTGCAGCATTTACGGCGATATGATGGGCCGCGTGACTTTACAGTCCAGCGTGGCCCGGTATAACAAGAGCCGAGGCGTGGAAAAGACATCAATCCACTTGTTCCGCCATACCTTCATTACCCTGGAAGTGCGGGAAGGGATTGCTCCGCTGGTGCTGCGTAGGATCACAGGTCACAAGAGCCTAAAAGCCCTTGACGGCTATTACAACCACAATATTGCCGACCTAATCACCGCCGTCAATCAAACATCGCCCGTGGAGCGGTTTTCCCAAAAGAAACGCATAGGTTTTGATATGAAAAAGAAGAAAAAGTAA
- a CDS encoding helix-turn-helix domain-containing protein, translating to MQFDNHAVGQTIRNLRKAKGISQDVLSGFAGIARTHLSMIENGTKQANFETIWKIASALEMRPSELVAKIEETIEGQE from the coding sequence GTGCAGTTTGATAATCATGCGGTTGGACAAACAATCCGAAACCTACGGAAAGCAAAAGGGATTTCCCAAGATGTGTTAAGCGGCTTTGCCGGGATTGCGCGCACACATTTATCAATGATTGAAAACGGCACAAAACAAGCAAATTTTGAAACAATTTGGAAAATTGCAAGTGCATTAGAAATGCGACCAAGTGAATTGGTGGCAAAAATTGAAGAAACGATAGAAGGGCAAGAGTAA